In the genome of Patescibacteria group bacterium, one region contains:
- the pheS gene encoding phenylalanine--tRNA ligase subunit alpha: MQEQLQKLKDEILHQLKNVKQLEAWRALEIKYLGRKGELTKILRSVADLSAEEKKILGKLANEIKLELINKFAEVKAGLEETACAPYLDATLPGVEIKPGHLHPLTIIQSEIEDLFASLGFMILDGPELESDYYNFTALNIPPLHPARDMQDTFYIDKKNGKGELDMLMRTQTSPMQIRAMQKYGAPLKCIVPGRCFRSEATDVRHEHTFYQLEGLMIDEGINFSHLKAVLEILGKKLFGPDALLRLRPKFYPFVEPGSNLEYSCSLCAGRGCRVCKNTGWLEIGGCGMVHPSVLEAGGIDSKKYQGFAFGYGLDRLVMLKYGINDIRLFHSGDLRFLKQF, from the coding sequence ATGCAAGAACAATTACAAAAATTAAAAGATGAAATTTTGCATCAGCTAAAAAATGTTAAACAGCTTGAGGCTTGGCGCGCTTTAGAAATAAAATATCTCGGCCGCAAAGGCGAACTAACGAAAATTTTAAGGAGCGTGGCTGATTTAAGCGCGGAGGAAAAAAAGATTTTAGGCAAACTGGCTAATGAAATAAAGCTTGAGCTGATTAATAAATTCGCGGAAGTTAAAGCCGGCCTGGAAGAAACCGCCTGCGCGCCTTATCTTGACGCGACTTTGCCGGGCGTAGAAATTAAGCCCGGCCATCTGCATCCGCTAACCATCATTCAAAGCGAAATTGAAGATTTATTCGCGTCGCTCGGCTTTATGATTTTAGACGGACCGGAGCTGGAAAGCGATTATTATAATTTTACGGCGTTAAATATTCCGCCGCTCCATCCGGCGCGCGACATGCAGGATACTTTTTATATTGATAAGAAAAATGGTAAAGGCGAGCTGGATATGTTGATGCGCACGCAGACTTCGCCCATGCAGATTCGGGCTATGCAAAAATACGGCGCGCCCTTAAAGTGCATTGTGCCCGGCAGATGCTTTCGCTCCGAAGCCACAGACGTGCGCCATGAGCATACTTTTTATCAGTTAGAAGGTTTAATGATTGATGAAGGCATAAATTTTAGCCATCTTAAAGCCGTACTGGAAATTTTAGGTAAAAAATTATTCGGTCCTGACGCTTTATTGCGCCTGCGGCCAAAGTTTTATCCGTTCGTTGAGCCGGGCTCTAACTTGGAATATTCCTGCTCTTTATGCGCTGGGCGCGGCTGCCGCGTATGTAAAAATACCGGCTGGCTGGAAATCGGCGGCTGCGGCATGGTGCATCCGAGCGTGCTTGAAGCCGGCGGCATTGATTCGAAAAAATATCAGGGTTTTGCTTTCGGCTACGGCTTAGACCGGTTAGTCATGCTGAAATACGGCATTAATGACATTAGATTATTCCATAGCGGCGATTTAAGATTTTTAAAACAATTTTAA